In Acropora palmata chromosome 7, jaAcrPala1.3, whole genome shotgun sequence, one genomic interval encodes:
- the LOC141887066 gene encoding tetratricopeptide repeat protein 28-like: MKRMSSVGLIHIAAHGNERTGEIALSPNPGWSSKFPQRKDYILKMSDVQAGNLRARLVVLSCCHSGRGKVLKGEGVVGIARAFLAAGARSVLVALWAIDDEATMVFMKSFYRHLKEGKTASAAVQQSMKFLRESEQFSEMRYWAPFQLIGDDVKIDFGADDEVKK, translated from the coding sequence atgaaacgGATGTCGTCAGTTGGACTAATTCATATTGCTGCCCACGGAAACGAGCGCACTGGGGAAATTGCTTTGTCTCCAAACCCTGGATGGTCTTCAAAATTCCCTCAAAGAAAGgattacattttaaaaatgtccgATGTGCAGGCTGGCAAtcttcgagctcgtcttgtggtgctaagttgctgtcacagtggacgaggcaAAGTCTTGAAGGGTgagggtgtggtcggtatcgcacgtgcctttttggcagctggtgctcgttctgtgttaGTGGCCCTATGGGCAATAGATGACGAGGCTACCATGGTGTttatgaaaagtttctaccgacacctgaaggaaggaaaaaccgcCAGTGCTGCTGTTCAGCAATCTATGAAATTCCTTCGTGAATCTGAGCAGTTTTCTGAGATGAGATATTGGGCTCCATTTCAACTTATCGGGGATGACGTCAAGATTGACTTCGGGGCGGATGACGaagtcaaaaaatga